In Gemmatimonadota bacterium, a single genomic region encodes these proteins:
- a CDS encoding aldo/keto reductase, producing the protein MKFRTLGKTGLQVSEIGFGAAQIGNPSLPESQVEAVLNTVLDLGIAFIDTAAMYGDSEERIGKFIAHRQDDFVLATKCGDYQVINGGKREIVKDYSPEGILRTIDTSRSRLKMDVIDIVQFHGLPGEADDWDAAFDALLEARDRGWTKFVGVSADGSAAAEAAKRWDLDTQEFTYNVLFQESAENLMPTLCDRGMGTIIKRPIANGVYLRSERPDGSYMGDPWDRAQQMPLRELAGDMPLIEFALRFTLSHKDVCTAIVGSTNADHLADNVKISDGEVLSEDVLEKTKRVFQSLFG; encoded by the coding sequence ATGAAATTTCGAACGCTGGGAAAGACGGGTTTGCAGGTTTCGGAGATCGGTTTTGGCGCGGCGCAGATTGGGAATCCCTCGTTGCCGGAATCGCAGGTTGAAGCGGTGCTGAACACGGTGCTCGATTTGGGTATCGCGTTTATCGATACGGCTGCGATGTATGGCGATAGCGAAGAGCGGATCGGGAAGTTTATCGCCCATCGGCAGGACGATTTTGTTCTGGCGACGAAGTGCGGCGATTATCAGGTGATCAATGGCGGCAAGCGCGAGATTGTAAAGGATTATTCGCCCGAGGGTATTTTGAGGACGATTGATACGAGTCGATCAAGGCTGAAGATGGATGTGATCGATATTGTGCAATTTCACGGGTTGCCTGGAGAAGCGGACGATTGGGATGCGGCGTTTGACGCGCTGTTGGAGGCAAGGGATAGGGGATGGACGAAGTTTGTCGGTGTATCAGCTGATGGATCGGCAGCGGCTGAGGCTGCGAAGAGGTGGGATTTGGATACGCAGGAGTTTACGTACAATGTGTTGTTCCAGGAGTCTGCTGAAAATTTGATGCCGACTTTGTGTGATCGGGGTATGGGAACAATTATCAAGCGTCCGATTGCCAATGGGGTGTATCTCAGGTCCGAGCGGCCAGATGGTTCGTATATGGGCGATCCGTGGGATCGGGCACAGCAGATGCCGTTGCGGGAATTGGCGGGCGATATGCCGCTGATTGAATTTGCGTTGCGTTTTACGCTTTCTCACAAAGATGTGTGTACTGCTATTGTGGGATCGACCAATGCGGATCATCTCGCAGATAATGTGAAAATTTCAGATGGAGAAGTGTTATCTGAAGATGTGTTGGAGAAGACGAAGCGAGTTTTTCAGTCGTTGTTTGGGTGA
- a CDS encoding aldolase/citrate lyase family protein, which yields MKPNRIREKLDAGEPTIGTRIHSSWPAIVEAIGHTGLYDYVEYVGEYGTFDLYDLDNLCRAAELYNMGMMFKIDRSHQYYLSQRAIGSGFGSILFTDCRTEEDAKECVRVTLPDTPEDGGLYSVYTRRNTYMGYGGGPEYVKAMRETVVVLMIEKKEAVENLESILSVPGVDMVQWGPSDYSMSVGKAGQRGDPAVADARNEVFKTALSMGVHPRAEIMSPDEAKEYLDMGVRHFNIGVDISVLHSWWRNNGDELRKAVEGA from the coding sequence TTGAAACCCAACAGAATTAGAGAAAAATTAGATGCGGGCGAACCTACCATTGGCACGCGGATTCATTCGAGTTGGCCGGCGATTGTTGAGGCGATTGGACATACGGGGCTTTACGACTATGTCGAATATGTTGGTGAATACGGTACGTTTGATCTCTACGATCTCGACAATTTGTGCCGCGCAGCCGAGTTGTACAATATGGGTATGATGTTCAAAATTGATCGCAGCCATCAGTACTATTTGTCGCAACGGGCGATCGGGTCTGGTTTTGGGAGTATTTTGTTTACGGATTGCCGCACGGAAGAAGATGCGAAGGAATGTGTGCGCGTGACGCTTCCAGATACGCCGGAGGATGGTGGCCTGTACAGTGTGTACACGCGGCGCAATACGTATATGGGATATGGCGGGGGTCCGGAGTATGTGAAGGCGATGCGGGAGACGGTTGTGGTTTTGATGATCGAAAAGAAGGAGGCGGTGGAAAATCTGGAGTCGATTCTTTCGGTTCCAGGCGTGGATATGGTGCAATGGGGACCTTCAGATTATTCGATGAGTGTCGGCAAGGCGGGGCAGCGCGGTGATCCCGCAGTGGCAGATGCGCGGAATGAGGTGTTTAAGACTGCGCTGAGTATGGGCGTGCATCCCCGCGCAGAGATTATGTCGCCCGATGAGGCAAAGGAATATCTCGATATGGGCGTGCGGCATTTCAATATCGGGGTGGATATCTCAGTTTTGCATTCGTGGTGGCGAAATAATGGCGATGAGCTGAGAAAAGCGGTGGAGGGTGCGTGA
- a CDS encoding SDR family oxidoreductase has product MDLGLEGKVAIITGGSEGIGRGIALRFLEEGAKVAICARRDDVLQQAAEELRALTDGDVLAVSADVTKPETLTNFIDRAVQHFGRIDILVNNAGRSAASAFDELDDDDWHADLDLKLMGAVRCARLVIPQMKLVDGGRIINVTHPGGKQPGAASYPTSVSRAAGIAMTKALSKELLPYNILVNTVCLTSIKSAQGERAWKAEGSRGTLEDYWTEQAEEHPLGRLGEPSDAGALVAFLASECASFITGTAINLDGGLSNVV; this is encoded by the coding sequence ATGGACCTTGGATTGGAAGGAAAAGTTGCGATTATCACGGGCGGCAGCGAGGGAATCGGCAGGGGAATCGCATTGCGATTCCTGGAAGAGGGAGCGAAGGTCGCGATATGTGCGCGACGCGATGATGTCTTACAGCAAGCAGCGGAGGAACTCCGTGCGTTGACCGATGGTGATGTCCTCGCGGTCTCTGCTGACGTGACCAAGCCGGAAACGCTAACGAACTTCATCGACAGAGCGGTCCAGCATTTCGGACGGATTGACATCCTGGTCAACAACGCTGGCCGGTCTGCCGCGAGCGCCTTCGATGAGTTGGACGACGATGATTGGCATGCCGATTTAGATCTGAAACTAATGGGAGCTGTGCGCTGTGCGCGCCTGGTCATTCCTCAGATGAAACTCGTCGACGGAGGACGGATCATCAACGTCACGCATCCGGGGGGCAAACAGCCTGGCGCAGCTTCTTATCCAACCTCCGTGAGCCGTGCAGCGGGGATAGCAATGACCAAAGCGCTATCCAAGGAACTATTGCCTTACAATATCCTCGTAAACACCGTGTGCTTGACCTCTATCAAAAGCGCGCAGGGAGAACGCGCCTGGAAAGCAGAAGGTTCTCGCGGCACTTTAGAGGATTACTGGACTGAGCAGGCTGAAGAACATCCACTGGGACGTTTAGGTGAACCCTCTGATGCTGGCGCACTCGTCGCCTTTCTCGCTTCGGAATGCGCTTCTTTCATCACCGGCACGGCGATTAACCTCGATGGCGGATTGTCCAACGTCGTATAA